DNA sequence from the Deinococcus depolymerans genome:
GAAGCGAGGAGCGGGAAGCGGCTGGCCCCGGCATCAGGAACACGTCCCGCGAACGCCAGAACCCATCGCCCCGACCCGCCTCTTCCCCACCCAGGGCCGGCCACCTCGCCCACATTCCACTCCCTGGGTTCTCCTCCCCCTGCCTGCTGGGTATCCTCCGTATACTGTTCTCTTGGTATACGAACCCGCCCCCCGCTCAACGGGCCGCGGCGGAAGGGAGGCACGTCCATGCAGGAACTACTGGAAAAACTGGCGTCGCTCCGGGAGTACCTTTGACATTCCCGGCAAAGCACGCAGACTGAACGAACTGGACCGCGAACTCAGCGATCCGGAACTGTGGAACAACGCAGGCCGCGCCCGCCAGGTCACGCAGGAGGCCGGGACGGTCCGCCGGATCGTCGAGGGCTACACCAGCCTGGAATCCGACGCGCAGGGCCTGAGCGAGATGCTGGAAATGGCGGACGCCGACGAGCGGGAAATGCTCGCCGAGGAACAGCAGAGCATCCAGAAGCGCGTGGACGACCTGTACCGCGAGACGCTGTTCACCATGAAGCACGCCGAGACGTCCGCCATCGTGCGCGTCAAGAGCGGCGCGGGCGGCACGGAAAGCATGGACTGGGCCGGAATGCTGACCCGCATGTTCATGCGCTGGGCCGAGCGGCGCGGTTACAAGGTCGACCTGATCGATCAGGTGGACGGCGAGCAGGCGGGCGTGATCAGCAGCGAGTTCATCATTCGCGGTGACAAGGCCTTCGGCATGATGCTGCCCGAGCATGGCGTTCACCGCCTGGTGCGCGTGTCGCCGTTCGACAGCAATAACCGCCGCCACACCTCGTTCGCGTCGGTGGACGTGGTGCCGGAAGTGCCGGAAGAAGAGATCAACATTCACATCCCGGACAGCGACCTGCGCCGCGACGTGTTCCGTTCGCAGGGTGCCGGCGGCCAGGGCGTGAACACGACCGACTCGGCCGTGCGCCTGACCCACCTGCCGACCGGTCTGGCCGTGGCGTCGCAGCAGACCCGTTCGCAGATCAAGAACCACGAGATCGCCCTGCAGATCCTCAAGCAGCGTCTGTACGACATCGAGGTCAAGAAACGCGAGGACGAGGAAGCCAAGGCGCGGGGCGAGCAGAAGAAGATCGAGTGGGGCTCGCAGATCCGCTCGTACGTGCTGGACAAGCAGTACATCAAGGACCACCGCACGGGCGTCATGAAGCACAACCCGGCCGACGTGCTCGACGGTGACCTCGACGACCTGATGTGGGCGGGCCTGGAATGGCTGGCCGGCAAGCGCGTCGCCGAGGAGAGCGGCGACGACGAGTAATACGGACTGCCGTTTGTTTCGTTGACAGATCGGAACACCACCGATCTGTCAACGCCACGTCCGGAACCCGCCCAGCTCCTCCTCTGCGGAGCAGCTCTCCGAGTCGCATCCGCTCGGATTGAACCGCTTTACAAGCCATTCAATCGGAGTCCGTATCATACGGACGGCCGTCCGCTTCGCCCTCCACCCGCAACGACACCGGGTTACCAGCGCCGCGCCCGGCCGTCCGCAGCGTCCGCCGGCTGACCCCGCCGACTGACCGCACCCCGATCCGCGGATCGGGGTGCCCCCTTTCTGGGGCGGTGGGGGGATGTCACGCGGACGGCCGGCCGAGGCGGTCCGGATTTCATACAACGTTCAGGCAGTTTTTATGTCAGCCTCAGATCAGCGCCGCGCGTTTACCCTGTAGACAGCGGAAGGCCGCGTCAAGCATGACGCGGCGCAGCCCGGTCCTCTTTTCCTGTGAGCCTCCCCCCCATGCCTGATCAGAACACCCTGTCCACCTACACCCTGCACCGTGTGATCGGTCGCGGGAACACGTCGCTCGTGCGGCTCGCCACCGACAGCCGGGGGCAGCAGGTCGCCGTGAAGATCCCGCACGCCGAGACGCTGGCCGTCCAGGACTCCGCGGAACTGTTCGGGAACGAGGTCCGCCTGACCCTGCAGTTCCGTCATCCTCACCTCGTGCAGGGCTTCGGCGGCACGCCTTTCGGGCCCCAGGCGTTCCTGGCCGTGCAGTTCTACCCGGGCGGCGCGCTCAGCGAGCAGCTGCAGCGGGACGGTACGCCGCTGTCCATGAACGGCGCGCTGCGGATCCTGGCGGACGTGGCGTCGGCCCTGTCGTACCTTCACCACCTGGGCGCGGTGCATCAGGACGTGAAAACGCAGAATGTGTACGTGAACAGCGAGGGCCGCGCCGCCCTGGGCGACCTGGGCAACACATACTTCATCGCGCAGGGCGGCAAGATCAGCGGCAGTCCGTACTACATGGCGCCGGAGATCTACCACGGTGAGAGCAGCAGCGCCGCCAGTGACGTGTACAGCCTGGGCATCCTGGCGTACGAGCTGCTGAGCGGCGAGCGTCCCTACCACGGCCACACGTACGAGGAACTGATGGTGGCGCACCTGACGCGCTTCCCGCCGCCGCTGGCGCACCTGAACCCGCAGGTGCCGCGCAACGTGGCCCGGCTGGCGGAACTGGCCCTGGCCAAACGCACGGGTGAACGCCCGAGTGCCGACGCGATGCGCCGCGCCCTGCTGACCGCGCTGGGTGAGACGCCCGCCGACGAGGTGTACGAGGCAGAGGCGCCCCTGCCGGAAGCGGCCGGCCGTCTGGTGGGCCGTCACGGGAGTGGTGTGGGCCGCGCCGCGCCGCCCGGACCGGCTTCCGTCCCGCCGGAACCGGTGCGCGAGGAGGGCGGGTCGCGCTGGAATCCCTTCCGCCGCCGCAAGTGACGGAACGCCGCGGCGGCCGGAAATGCAGTTGAGGGACTGTCCTTGTTGCTCCTGCCTGGAACGGAACCCCGCCTTCAGGGCAGGGGGCGGTGCATCTCGAAGCGTCCGGCCTGCTGAACGAATCCCAGGCGGCGGTTGACGGCCAGCATCGGCGCGTTCCGGGAGTGGTTGTTGGTGCGCATGGTCGTGAAGCCCTCGCGCCGCGCCCGTTCGATCACCTGGAGTTTCAGCGGCAGCGCCAGCCCGCGCCCGCGCGCCTGCGGGTGCAGGGCGGTCAGTTCGTTGTACGCGAACGGCAGGCTGCGAAAGCGGATCATGGCGGTGGTGCCCAGCCACCCGCCGTCCGGACCGACGGCCAGCACCAGCCAGTCCGGGCGGGGGTCGTGGTCCAGGCGCAGGATCCCGCGCATCTGGCCCAGCGGCCAGCGGGGGTGCCCGGCGAGGTCCGGGGTTTCGATCAGGCGGTCGGCCACGAAGTTCAGGTAGCGGTCCAGGGTGGCCTCGTCTGCACTG
Encoded proteins:
- the prfB gene encoding peptide chain release factor 2 (programmed frameshift); this translates as MQELLEKLASLREYLDIPGKARRLNELDRELSDPELWNNAGRARQVTQEAGTVRRIVEGYTSLESDAQGLSEMLEMADADEREMLAEEQQSIQKRVDDLYRETLFTMKHAETSAIVRVKSGAGGTESMDWAGMLTRMFMRWAERRGYKVDLIDQVDGEQAGVISSEFIIRGDKAFGMMLPEHGVHRLVRVSPFDSNNRRHTSFASVDVVPEVPEEEINIHIPDSDLRRDVFRSQGAGGQGVNTTDSAVRLTHLPTGLAVASQQTRSQIKNHEIALQILKQRLYDIEVKKREDEEAKARGEQKKIEWGSQIRSYVLDKQYIKDHRTGVMKHNPADVLDGDLDDLMWAGLEWLAGKRVAEESGDDE
- a CDS encoding serine/threonine-protein kinase; this translates as MPDQNTLSTYTLHRVIGRGNTSLVRLATDSRGQQVAVKIPHAETLAVQDSAELFGNEVRLTLQFRHPHLVQGFGGTPFGPQAFLAVQFYPGGALSEQLQRDGTPLSMNGALRILADVASALSYLHHLGAVHQDVKTQNVYVNSEGRAALGDLGNTYFIAQGGKISGSPYYMAPEIYHGESSSAASDVYSLGILAYELLSGERPYHGHTYEELMVAHLTRFPPPLAHLNPQVPRNVARLAELALAKRTGERPSADAMRRALLTALGETPADEVYEAEAPLPEAAGRLVGRHGSGVGRAAPPGPASVPPEPVREEGGSRWNPFRRRK